In a genomic window of Streptomyces roseoviridis:
- a CDS encoding MFS transporter: MATTTPPPAGPGTSPATDPTPAPVPDPALSPVTAPASSAITGRARLILLVLCAAQFMVALDFSVLNVALPVLGADLGMSPAALQWAVTAFALPSGGFLLLSGRVGDLYGRRKLFLIGLALFGSASLLATFAWDPASFLAGRAFQGVGAAMIVPTGMSLLTTTFPEGPQRDRALGISGTLLSLGFTVGMILGGVMTDTLGWRSTMGLLALFTLIVLPLAPGLLPESRTPERPRLDVPGAVTVTGGLLALIYALSTAAERGFGGLDVQLTLVAGVALLVSFGLVESRSDAPLVSLPMLKRRTIAFGNLGGLVTFSMMSTVIFALTLYLQETLGLSSFVTGLLFGIQGVLSVLAGTLVPKVIGRFGARRTLVAGLAGQGLLTAALLGIGTGSGAVLAGVAVSLASMFHLGAIIAYGVTVTSGVPDEEQGLATGLVTTTQQVGLTVGIPMLGVLATTGSSLYAGVRTVLALDAAIVLAAAVLVAVGLRRAK, from the coding sequence ATGGCAACCACGACCCCTCCTCCGGCCGGCCCCGGAACCTCCCCCGCGACGGATCCCACGCCCGCCCCCGTACCGGATCCCGCCCTCTCCCCCGTGACCGCCCCGGCCTCCTCGGCGATCACCGGCCGCGCCCGGCTCATCCTTCTCGTCCTGTGCGCCGCCCAGTTCATGGTCGCCCTGGACTTCTCCGTCCTGAACGTGGCCCTGCCCGTCCTCGGCGCCGACCTCGGAATGAGCCCCGCCGCCCTCCAGTGGGCGGTGACCGCGTTCGCCCTGCCCTCCGGCGGCTTCCTGCTGCTGTCCGGCCGCGTCGGCGACCTGTACGGGCGCCGGAAGCTGTTCCTCATCGGCCTCGCGCTCTTCGGCTCGGCCTCCCTGCTGGCCACCTTCGCCTGGGACCCGGCCTCCTTCCTGGCCGGCCGCGCCTTCCAGGGCGTCGGCGCCGCCATGATCGTCCCGACCGGCATGTCCCTGCTGACCACCACCTTCCCCGAGGGCCCGCAGCGCGACCGGGCGCTCGGCATCTCCGGCACCCTGCTCTCGCTCGGCTTCACCGTCGGCATGATCCTCGGCGGGGTCATGACCGACACCCTCGGCTGGCGCTCCACCATGGGCCTGCTCGCCCTGTTCACCCTGATCGTGCTGCCGCTGGCGCCCGGTCTGCTGCCCGAGTCGCGCACCCCCGAACGCCCCCGGCTCGACGTGCCGGGCGCGGTGACCGTCACCGGCGGTCTGCTCGCCCTGATCTACGCCCTGTCGACGGCGGCCGAACGCGGCTTCGGCGGCCTGGACGTCCAGCTCACCCTGGTCGCCGGCGTGGCGCTGCTCGTGTCCTTCGGCCTCGTGGAGTCCCGCAGCGACGCCCCGCTGGTGTCGCTGCCGATGCTGAAGCGGCGCACGATCGCCTTCGGCAACCTGGGCGGTCTGGTCACCTTCTCGATGATGTCGACGGTCATCTTCGCCCTGACGCTCTACCTCCAGGAGACGCTGGGCCTGTCGTCCTTCGTCACCGGGCTCCTCTTCGGGATCCAGGGCGTCCTGTCGGTCCTCGCGGGCACGCTCGTGCCGAAGGTCATCGGCCGCTTCGGCGCCCGCCGCACCCTGGTCGCCGGGCTCGCCGGACAGGGGCTGCTGACCGCCGCGCTGCTCGGCATCGGCACCGGCTCGGGCGCGGTCCTCGCCGGGGTCGCCGTCTCCCTCGCCTCCATGTTCCACCTGGGCGCGATCATCGCGTACGGGGTGACCGTCACCTCCGGGGTCCCCGACGAGGAGCAGGGCCTGGCGACCGGCCTGGTCACCACGACCCAGCAGGTCGGCCTCACCGTCGGCATCCCGATGCTCGGCGTCCTCGCCACCACCGGGAGCAGCCTGTACGCGGGCGTGCGCACGGTGCTCGCGCTGGACGCGGCGATCGTGCTGGCGGCGGCGGTGCTGGTCGCCGTGGGGCTGCGGCGCGCGAAGTGA
- a CDS encoding cytidine deaminase, producing MTLNREHDDLGAEDLKIITLARSARARNGVAEGAAVRDETGRTYVAGTVALESLKLSALQTAVAMAVASGAQSLEAAAVVSTAEAASDADRAAVRDLGGPETPVLLAGPDGRLRVAVTAG from the coding sequence ATGACACTCAACCGCGAGCACGACGACCTCGGCGCAGAGGACCTCAAGATCATCACGCTGGCGCGCAGCGCCCGCGCCCGCAACGGGGTCGCGGAGGGCGCGGCGGTACGGGACGAGACCGGGCGGACGTATGTCGCCGGGACCGTCGCCCTGGAGTCGCTCAAGCTGAGCGCGCTCCAGACGGCGGTCGCCATGGCCGTGGCCAGTGGCGCCCAGTCGCTGGAGGCCGCGGCCGTCGTCTCCACCGCCGAGGCCGCGTCCGACGCGGACCGCGCGGCGGTGCGGGACCTGGGCGGGCCGGAGACCCCGGTGCTGCTCGCGGGTCCCGACGGGCGGCTTCGGGTGGCGGTCACGGCGGGCTGA
- the era gene encoding GTPase Era: MTPMSVRTPDTDENTAPHRAGFACFVGRPNAGKSTLTNALVGQKVAITSNRPQTTRHTVRGIVHRPDAQLILVDTPGLHKPRTLLGERLNDIVRTTWAEVDVIGFCLPADQKLGPGDRFIAKELAEIRKTPKVAIVTKTDLVDSKTLAEQLIAIDQLGRELGIEWAEIVPVSAVGDKQVQLVADLLIPLLPESPPLYPEGDLTDEPEMVMVAELIREAALEGVRDELPHSIAVVVEEMLPRENRPADRPLLDIHANVYIERPSQKGIIIGPKGSRLKEVGMKSRKHIEALLGTPVFLDLHVKVAKDWQRDPKQLRKLGF, from the coding sequence ATGACCCCCATGAGCGTTCGCACCCCAGACACCGATGAGAACACCGCCCCCCACCGGGCGGGCTTCGCCTGCTTCGTCGGGCGCCCCAACGCGGGCAAGTCCACCCTCACGAACGCTCTCGTCGGGCAGAAGGTGGCGATCACCTCCAACCGGCCGCAGACCACCCGGCACACCGTGCGGGGCATCGTGCACCGCCCGGACGCCCAGCTGATCCTGGTCGACACCCCCGGCCTCCACAAGCCGCGCACCCTGCTCGGCGAGCGCCTCAACGACATCGTGCGCACCACCTGGGCCGAGGTCGACGTCATCGGCTTCTGCCTGCCCGCCGACCAGAAGCTCGGCCCCGGCGACCGCTTCATCGCCAAGGAGCTCGCCGAGATCCGCAAGACCCCCAAGGTCGCCATCGTCACCAAGACCGACCTCGTCGACTCCAAGACCCTCGCCGAGCAGCTGATCGCCATCGACCAGCTCGGCCGGGAGCTCGGCATCGAGTGGGCCGAGATCGTGCCCGTCTCCGCCGTCGGCGACAAGCAGGTCCAGCTGGTGGCCGACCTCCTCATCCCGCTCCTGCCGGAGTCCCCGCCGCTCTACCCCGAGGGCGACCTCACCGACGAGCCCGAGATGGTCATGGTCGCCGAGCTGATCCGCGAGGCCGCGCTCGAAGGCGTACGGGACGAACTGCCGCACTCCATCGCGGTGGTCGTGGAGGAGATGCTGCCCCGCGAGAACCGCCCCGCCGACCGGCCGCTGCTCGACATCCACGCCAACGTCTACATCGAGCGCCCCAGCCAGAAGGGCATCATCATCGGCCCCAAGGGCAGCCGCCTGAAGGAGGTCGGCATGAAGTCCCGCAAGCACATCGAGGCCCTGCTCGGGACCCCGGTCTTCCTCGACCTCCACGTGAAGGTCGCCAAGGACTGGCAGCGCGACCCGAAGCAGCTGCGGAAGCTGGGCTTCTAG
- a CDS encoding helix-turn-helix transcriptional regulator, with protein sequence MATAVGSTDRKAHRRAELREFLMSRRARVTPAEAGLPDGGARRRTPGLRREEVAVLAGVGVSWYQWLEQGRDITVSPQVIDAVARVLRLSPAERRHLYVLAGLNPPAPEVDPQSADMCQGLRRLIEAWMPFPAHIMDAYWNTLMYNDAASFVLGMRPEIVQNCLISFFTDPIYRSRAGGWEELAPKIVAQFRAACSERPDDDGFRTVAEEARAASAEFAELWERRDVMPGGQIRKVLDHPLVGPLHLESTQLRIPARPDLAIVLHTPLPEADTAAKLEWLASPEGRREAMCPVAG encoded by the coding sequence GTGGCCACGGCAGTGGGGAGCACGGACAGGAAGGCGCACCGGCGGGCCGAGCTCCGCGAGTTCCTGATGAGCCGCCGGGCCCGGGTGACGCCCGCCGAGGCCGGTCTGCCGGACGGCGGCGCCCGCCGCCGCACGCCGGGCCTGCGCCGCGAGGAGGTCGCCGTCCTCGCCGGGGTCGGGGTGTCCTGGTACCAGTGGCTGGAGCAGGGGCGGGACATCACCGTCTCCCCGCAGGTGATCGACGCGGTGGCGCGGGTGCTGCGGCTCAGCCCGGCGGAGCGGCGCCATCTGTACGTCCTGGCGGGGCTCAACCCGCCCGCGCCGGAGGTCGATCCGCAGTCCGCGGACATGTGCCAGGGCCTCAGACGGCTCATCGAGGCGTGGATGCCGTTCCCGGCGCACATCATGGACGCCTACTGGAACACGCTCATGTACAACGACGCGGCGTCCTTCGTCCTCGGCATGCGGCCGGAGATCGTGCAGAACTGCCTGATCTCCTTCTTCACCGACCCGATCTACCGCTCCCGGGCGGGCGGCTGGGAGGAGCTGGCGCCCAAGATCGTCGCCCAGTTCCGCGCCGCCTGCTCGGAGCGCCCCGACGACGACGGGTTCCGGACGGTGGCCGAGGAGGCGAGGGCGGCCAGCGCCGAGTTCGCGGAGCTGTGGGAGCGGCGGGACGTCATGCCGGGCGGGCAGATCCGCAAGGTCCTCGACCATCCGCTGGTCGGCCCGCTCCACCTGGAGTCCACCCAACTGCGCATCCCCGCCCGCCCCGACCTGGCGATCGTGCTCCACACCCCGCTGCCGGAGGCCGACACGGCGGCGAAGCTGGAGTGGCTGGCGTCGCCGGAGGGCCGGCGCGAGGCGATGTGTCCGGTGGCGGGCTGA
- a CDS encoding MmcQ/YjbR family DNA-binding protein has translation MTPDQLRALCLEFNDASEEFPFGPDVSVFKVAGKVFALSWLDAEPLRVNLKCDPEDAVRLREEHPAIAPGYHMNKRHWNTVTVAELPDRMVRELVEDSYDLVVAGLPKAVRLRLDRP, from the coding sequence ATGACGCCCGACCAGCTGCGCGCGTTGTGTCTGGAGTTCAACGACGCGAGCGAGGAGTTCCCGTTCGGCCCGGACGTGTCCGTCTTCAAGGTCGCGGGGAAGGTGTTCGCGCTGTCCTGGCTGGACGCCGAGCCGCTGCGGGTCAATCTGAAGTGCGATCCGGAGGACGCCGTACGGCTCCGGGAGGAGCACCCGGCGATCGCCCCCGGCTATCACATGAACAAGCGGCACTGGAACACCGTGACCGTGGCCGAGCTCCCGGACCGGATGGTCCGGGAGCTGGTCGAGGACTCCTACGACCTGGTCGTCGCCGGCCTGCCGAAGGCCGTACGGCTCCGTCTCGACCGGCCGTAG
- a CDS encoding WxL protein peptidoglycan domain-containing protein: MRTPYALLLSLLLSAALAVLGPPPRAAAAENGEWAVYPAATALGGRPYFYLSADPGTTLTDRVTVTNKTAAPLTFLLYGADAYNTERDGGFAVRTRHERQTGAGAWIRPARDRVTVPPRSAVTVPYTLTVPADAEPGDHPGALVALDERIERGGGAVALGVQRAVGARVYLRVGGPAVPALAVEDVTLDQDRPLLPGTRAGSAVVSYTLHNRGNVTLHPRVALKARGLFGRTLLSRDLDRIPAELLPRQKIRLTAPWGGSPQLDRGELTLTATAEGVRETGRVSFLAVPWLPLAVLLTGAAGAAALRIRRRRAAGKAPGTARST; the protein is encoded by the coding sequence GTGCGCACGCCGTACGCCCTCCTCCTGAGCCTCCTGCTGAGCGCCGCCCTGGCCGTGCTCGGCCCGCCGCCGAGGGCAGCCGCCGCCGAGAACGGCGAGTGGGCCGTCTACCCGGCCGCCACCGCGCTCGGCGGCCGCCCGTACTTCTACCTCTCCGCCGACCCCGGCACCACGCTCACCGACCGGGTCACCGTCACCAACAAGACCGCCGCGCCGCTCACCTTCCTCCTCTACGGAGCCGACGCCTACAACACCGAACGCGACGGCGGCTTCGCCGTCCGCACCCGGCACGAGCGGCAGACCGGCGCCGGAGCCTGGATCAGACCCGCCCGCGACCGCGTCACCGTCCCGCCGCGCTCCGCCGTCACCGTCCCGTACACCCTCACCGTCCCCGCCGACGCCGAGCCCGGCGACCACCCCGGCGCACTCGTCGCCCTCGACGAGCGGATCGAACGGGGCGGCGGCGCCGTCGCCCTCGGCGTGCAGCGGGCCGTCGGCGCCCGCGTCTACCTGCGGGTCGGCGGCCCCGCCGTCCCCGCCCTCGCCGTCGAGGACGTCACCCTCGACCAGGACCGGCCGCTGCTGCCCGGCACCCGCGCCGGCAGCGCCGTCGTCTCCTACACCCTGCACAACCGCGGCAACGTCACCCTGCACCCCCGGGTCGCCCTCAAGGCCCGGGGGCTCTTCGGCCGCACCCTGCTCTCCCGCGACCTGGACCGGATCCCGGCCGAACTGCTGCCCCGGCAGAAGATCCGGCTCACCGCGCCCTGGGGCGGCTCGCCGCAGCTCGACCGGGGCGAGCTGACCCTGACCGCCACGGCCGAGGGCGTCCGCGAGACGGGCCGGGTCTCCTTCCTCGCCGTGCCCTGGCTGCCGCTCGCCGTCCTGCTCACCGGCGCCGCCGGGGCCGCGGCCCTCCGGATCCGCCGCCGTCGCGCGGCCGGGAAGGCGCCGGGGACGGCACGGAGTACGTGA
- a CDS encoding beta-xylosidase, with translation MALDPPRAAARRRRRWTAALGAGALALTAGGALATPAGALTTAAAPVEFATRCVPPPIAGIPPIDGTTTAQITVDNAAPKVGDTVTVTYTVTRPAASNPVDLALPADIMTPSGTVALGGAQSGSVTVTGPKKNPPVPGKGAFPAFSMTGTFTVTAPGAITLSPGDYNIHTSYLMELDTPCTVKNPPAPVSETVTATDRPDADERALRLDNASGAPGVRVTVTGSGFTPLTEVTVTGRAGAAETADRMTVTTDSDGAFAARLKVNDKATTGIVAYEGPAWDPAKGAGPVPYQVVDDTPAPPNSQKITTSVRAGELSMTQAGDAVQLTAVDFGQGGAATGALRTVTVKDFRGGPAGWSLTGKVTDFTGPGGAIGAGKLSWTPACATRAGSPSTCVPGSPGPVGTDGATLASTANGTLTGGEFTVDAELSLDVPAFTAPGAYAGVLTLTLS, from the coding sequence ATGGCACTCGACCCACCCCGAGCCGCGGCGCGAAGACGGCGTCGCTGGACCGCCGCCCTCGGCGCCGGCGCGCTCGCCCTCACCGCGGGCGGAGCACTCGCCACCCCGGCCGGCGCCCTCACCACGGCCGCCGCGCCCGTGGAGTTCGCCACCCGCTGCGTCCCCCCGCCGATCGCCGGCATCCCGCCCATCGACGGCACCACCACCGCACAGATCACCGTCGACAACGCCGCGCCCAAGGTCGGCGACACCGTCACCGTCACCTACACCGTCACCAGGCCCGCCGCCTCCAACCCGGTGGACCTCGCCCTCCCCGCCGACATCATGACCCCGAGCGGCACGGTCGCCCTCGGCGGCGCCCAGTCCGGCTCCGTCACCGTCACCGGCCCCAAGAAGAACCCGCCCGTCCCCGGCAAGGGCGCCTTCCCGGCGTTCTCCATGACCGGCACCTTCACCGTCACCGCGCCCGGCGCGATCACCCTCTCGCCCGGGGACTACAACATCCACACCAGCTACCTCATGGAGCTGGACACCCCCTGCACCGTCAAGAACCCGCCCGCGCCCGTCTCCGAGACCGTCACCGCCACCGACCGCCCCGACGCCGACGAACGGGCCCTCCGGCTCGACAACGCCTCCGGGGCACCCGGCGTCCGCGTCACCGTCACCGGCAGCGGATTCACCCCGCTCACCGAGGTCACCGTCACCGGCCGGGCCGGAGCGGCCGAGACCGCCGACCGCATGACCGTCACGACCGACAGCGACGGCGCCTTCGCCGCCCGCCTGAAGGTCAACGACAAGGCGACCACCGGCATCGTGGCGTACGAGGGCCCCGCCTGGGACCCCGCCAAGGGCGCCGGCCCCGTCCCGTACCAGGTCGTCGACGACACCCCGGCCCCGCCGAACAGCCAGAAGATCACCACCTCGGTCAGGGCCGGTGAACTGTCCATGACCCAGGCCGGCGACGCCGTCCAGCTCACCGCCGTCGACTTCGGGCAGGGCGGCGCCGCCACCGGCGCGCTGCGGACCGTGACCGTCAAGGACTTCCGCGGCGGCCCCGCCGGCTGGTCCCTGACCGGGAAGGTCACCGACTTCACCGGCCCCGGCGGCGCCATCGGCGCCGGAAAGCTCAGCTGGACCCCGGCCTGCGCCACCCGGGCCGGCAGCCCCAGCACCTGCGTCCCCGGCAGCCCCGGCCCCGTCGGCACCGACGGCGCCACCCTCGCCTCCACCGCGAACGGCACGCTCACCGGAGGCGAGTTCACCGTCGACGCGGAACTCTCCCTCGACGTCCCGGCCTTCACCGCGCCGGGCGCCTACGCGGGCGTGCTCACGCTCACGCTGTCCTGA
- a CDS encoding protealysin inhibitor emfourin — translation MRISVRRTGGFAGIEKAEEVDTEGLADAGDWQALAATVLAEPPVDEEAARGVPDGFSYEITVDGWTVRCRDPHLTQAQRALITRVLKEGA, via the coding sequence ATGCGGATTTCAGTGCGGCGCACGGGTGGTTTCGCGGGCATCGAGAAGGCGGAGGAGGTGGACACCGAGGGCCTCGCCGACGCGGGCGACTGGCAGGCGCTGGCCGCGACGGTCCTCGCGGAGCCCCCTGTCGACGAGGAGGCCGCCCGGGGCGTCCCGGACGGCTTCTCGTACGAGATCACGGTCGACGGGTGGACGGTCCGCTGCCGCGACCCCCACCTCACCCAGGCCCAGCGGGCCCTGATCACGAGGGTCCTGAAGGAGGGCGCCTGA
- a CDS encoding hemolysin family protein has translation MTAQLILGAVALVIVAWLAACAEAGIARVSSFRAAEAVRSGRRGADKLAQVASDPTRYLNVALLVRVACEMSAGVLVTYACLEEFPETWEALLIAMAVMVLVSYVAVGVSPRTIGRQHPLNTATAAAYVLLPLARIMGPVPQLLILIGNALTPGKGFRKGPFASEAELRAMVDLAEQESLIEDEERRMVHSVFELGDTLVREVMVPRTDLVCIERYKTVRQALTLALRSGFSRIPVTGENEDDIVGIVYLKDLVRKTHINREAEADLVSTAMRPAAFVPDTKNAGDLLREMQQERNHVAVVIDEYGGTAGIVTIEDILEEIVGEITDEYDRELPPVEELGEDRYRVTARLDIGDLGELYGFGPDEYDDEDVETVGGLLAKALGRVPIAGANAVVELPDGRALRLTAESPAGRRNKIVTVLVEPVGKGGEGEETAER, from the coding sequence ATGACTGCTCAGCTGATCCTGGGCGCGGTCGCCCTCGTCATCGTCGCCTGGCTCGCCGCCTGCGCGGAGGCCGGCATCGCCCGCGTCTCCAGCTTCCGCGCCGCCGAGGCCGTACGGTCCGGCCGGCGCGGCGCCGACAAGCTCGCCCAGGTCGCCTCCGACCCCACCCGCTACCTCAACGTGGCGCTGCTCGTCCGCGTCGCCTGCGAGATGTCGGCCGGCGTCCTCGTCACGTACGCCTGTCTGGAGGAGTTCCCCGAGACCTGGGAAGCGCTGCTCATCGCGATGGCCGTCATGGTGCTCGTGTCGTACGTCGCCGTCGGCGTCTCGCCGCGCACCATCGGCCGCCAGCACCCGCTGAACACGGCGACCGCCGCCGCGTACGTGCTGCTGCCGCTGGCCCGGATCATGGGCCCGGTCCCGCAGCTGCTCATCCTCATCGGCAACGCGCTCACTCCCGGCAAGGGCTTCCGCAAGGGCCCCTTCGCCTCCGAGGCCGAGCTGCGGGCCATGGTCGACCTCGCCGAGCAGGAGTCGCTGATCGAGGACGAGGAGCGCCGGATGGTGCACTCGGTGTTCGAGCTCGGCGACACCCTGGTGCGGGAGGTGATGGTGCCGCGCACCGACCTCGTCTGCATCGAGCGGTACAAGACCGTCCGCCAGGCCCTCACCCTGGCGCTGCGCTCCGGCTTCTCGCGCATCCCGGTGACCGGGGAGAACGAGGACGACATCGTCGGCATCGTGTATCTGAAGGACCTGGTCCGCAAGACGCACATCAACCGGGAGGCCGAGGCCGACCTGGTGTCCACCGCGATGCGCCCGGCGGCCTTCGTGCCCGACACCAAGAACGCGGGCGATCTGCTGCGGGAAATGCAGCAGGAGCGCAACCACGTCGCCGTCGTCATCGACGAGTACGGCGGCACGGCCGGGATCGTCACCATCGAGGACATCCTGGAGGAGATCGTCGGCGAGATCACCGACGAGTACGACCGGGAGCTGCCGCCCGTCGAGGAGCTCGGCGAGGACCGCTACCGGGTCACCGCCCGCCTGGACATCGGCGACCTCGGCGAGCTGTACGGGTTCGGGCCCGACGAGTACGACGACGAGGACGTGGAGACCGTCGGCGGACTGCTCGCCAAGGCCCTCGGCCGCGTGCCGATCGCCGGTGCCAACGCGGTCGTGGAGCTGCCCGACGGGCGGGCGCTGAGGCTGACCGCCGAATCGCCCGCCGGCCGCCGGAACAAGATCGTGACCGTGCTCGTCGAACCGGTCGGCAAGGGCGGCGAGGGGGAGGAGACGGCCGAGCGATGA
- a CDS encoding M4 family metallopeptidase, producing the protein MTPHAPVFCSIVPPHLLERLAQSDNPAFAAAARRTLAVDAAQRAARAQAAPAAPEAPAGEAADGPRRTVYDARNGTELPGVKVRGEGEPAGRDATVNRAYAGLGATFELFLKVYGRRSIDGAGMPLLATVHYDRKYDNAFWNGEQMVFGDGDGELFLDFTIPVDVIGHELAHGFTQHTANLAYYGQSGALNESVSDVFGVLVKQYALGQTADQADWLIGAGLLGPAVDKGTALRSMKAPGTAYDDDVLGKDPQPATMEDYVRTGSDNGGVHINSGIPNHAFYLLATELGGAAWERAGRIWYDVMTGGTLSEDTRFSEFARATVASARRLFGDGGDEVEAVLKAWSVVGVPAS; encoded by the coding sequence ATGACTCCCCACGCGCCTGTCTTCTGCTCGATCGTCCCGCCGCACCTCCTGGAGCGGCTCGCCCAGTCCGACAATCCGGCCTTCGCGGCGGCCGCCCGGCGCACCCTCGCGGTCGACGCGGCCCAGCGCGCCGCCCGCGCCCAGGCCGCCCCCGCGGCGCCGGAGGCGCCGGCCGGCGAGGCCGCCGACGGCCCTCGGCGCACGGTGTACGACGCCCGCAACGGCACCGAACTGCCGGGCGTGAAGGTCCGCGGCGAGGGCGAGCCGGCAGGTCGGGACGCCACCGTCAACCGCGCCTACGCCGGGCTCGGCGCCACCTTCGAGCTCTTCCTGAAGGTCTACGGCCGCCGCTCGATCGACGGTGCCGGGATGCCGCTCCTGGCGACCGTCCACTACGACAGGAAGTACGACAACGCCTTCTGGAACGGCGAGCAGATGGTGTTCGGCGACGGTGACGGCGAGCTCTTCCTCGACTTCACCATCCCCGTCGACGTCATCGGCCACGAGCTGGCGCACGGCTTCACCCAGCACACGGCGAACCTCGCCTACTACGGCCAGTCGGGGGCGCTCAACGAGTCCGTGTCCGACGTCTTCGGCGTGCTGGTGAAGCAGTACGCGCTCGGCCAGACCGCGGACCAGGCCGACTGGCTGATCGGGGCCGGGCTGCTCGGACCGGCCGTGGACAAGGGCACGGCGCTGCGGTCCATGAAGGCCCCGGGCACGGCGTACGACGACGACGTCCTCGGCAAGGACCCGCAGCCGGCGACCATGGAGGACTACGTCCGCACCGGCTCCGACAACGGCGGGGTGCACATCAACTCGGGCATCCCCAACCACGCCTTCTACCTCCTCGCCACCGAGCTCGGCGGCGCGGCCTGGGAGCGGGCCGGGCGGATCTGGTACGACGTGATGACCGGCGGCACCCTGAGCGAGGACACCCGCTTCTCCGAGTTCGCGCGGGCGACGGTGGCATCGGCGCGGCGGCTGTTCGGCGACGGCGGCGACGAGGTGGAGGCGGTCCTGAAGGCATGGTCGGTCGTCGGCGTGCCGGCCTCCTGA
- the leuA gene encoding 2-isopropylmalate synthase, with the protein MSRQQSQSPFVDRPTPLTNATHMQKPSGMPVHKYGPYEAVDIPDRTWPEKRITKAPRWLSTDLRDGNQALIDPMSPARKREMFDLLVRMGYKEIEVGFPSSGDTDFAFVRSIIEEGAIPDDVTISVLTQAREDLIERTVESLVGAKRATVHLYNATAPTFRRVVFRGSKDDIKQIAVDGTRLVMEYAEKLLGPETTFGYQYSPEIFTDTELDFALEVCEAVCDVWQPGPGREIILNLPATVERSTPSTHADRFEWMSRHLTRREYICLSVHPHNDRGTAVAAAELAIMAGADRIEGCLFGQGERTGNVDLVTLGMNLFSQGVDPQIDFSQIDEIRRTSEYCNQMEVHPRHPYAGDLVYTAFSGSHQDAIKKGFDAMEADAAAQGKTVDEIEWAVPYLPIDPKDVGRSYEAVIRVNSQSGKGGIAYVLKNDHKLDLPRRMQIEFSKIIQAKTDAEGGEVTPKEIWSVFQDEYLPNPDNPWGRIQLRSGQSTSDTDGTDTLKVEAVVDGVDTVLTGSGNGPISAFFAALQAIGVDARLLDYQEHTMSEGASAQAASYIECAIDGKVLWGIGIDANTTRASLKAVVSAVNRSAR; encoded by the coding sequence ATGTCCCGGCAGCAGTCGCAGTCCCCGTTCGTCGACCGGCCCACGCCCCTGACCAACGCGACGCACATGCAGAAGCCGTCCGGGATGCCCGTCCACAAGTACGGGCCGTACGAAGCCGTCGACATCCCGGACCGCACCTGGCCCGAGAAGCGCATCACCAAGGCGCCCCGATGGCTGTCCACCGACCTGCGCGACGGCAACCAGGCCCTGATCGACCCGATGAGCCCGGCCCGCAAGCGCGAGATGTTCGACCTGCTGGTCCGCATGGGCTACAAGGAGATCGAGGTCGGCTTCCCGTCCTCCGGCGACACCGACTTCGCCTTCGTCCGCTCCATCATCGAAGAGGGCGCGATCCCGGACGACGTCACCATCTCCGTACTGACCCAGGCCCGCGAGGACCTGATCGAGCGGACCGTGGAGTCCCTGGTCGGCGCCAAGCGCGCCACCGTCCACCTGTACAACGCGACCGCGCCCACCTTCCGCCGGGTCGTCTTCCGCGGCTCCAAGGACGACATCAAGCAGATCGCGGTCGACGGCACCCGCCTGGTGATGGAGTACGCCGAGAAGCTGCTGGGCCCGGAGACCACCTTCGGCTACCAGTACAGCCCGGAGATCTTCACCGACACCGAGCTGGACTTCGCCCTGGAGGTCTGCGAGGCGGTCTGCGACGTCTGGCAGCCCGGCCCCGGCCGCGAGATCATCCTGAACCTGCCCGCCACCGTGGAGCGTTCGACGCCGTCCACGCACGCGGACCGCTTCGAGTGGATGTCCCGCCACCTGACCCGCCGCGAGTACATCTGCCTGTCCGTCCACCCGCACAACGACCGCGGCACGGCCGTGGCGGCGGCCGAGCTGGCCATCATGGCCGGCGCCGACCGCATCGAGGGCTGCCTGTTCGGTCAGGGCGAGCGCACCGGCAACGTCGACCTGGTCACCCTGGGCATGAACCTGTTCAGCCAGGGCGTCGACCCGCAGATCGACTTCTCGCAGATCGACGAGATCCGCCGGACCTCCGAGTACTGCAACCAGATGGAGGTCCACCCGCGCCACCCCTACGCGGGCGACCTGGTCTACACCGCCTTCTCCGGCTCCCACCAGGACGCCATCAAGAAGGGCTTCGACGCCATGGAGGCGGACGCCGCCGCCCAGGGCAAGACCGTCGACGAGATCGAGTGGGCCGTCCCGTACCTGCCCATCGACCCCAAGGACGTCGGCCGCTCCTACGAGGCCGTCATCCGGGTCAACTCGCAGTCCGGCAAGGGCGGCATCGCCTACGTCCTGAAGAACGACCACAAGCTGGACCTGCCCCGCCGGATGCAGATCGAGTTCTCGAAGATCATCCAGGCCAAGACCGACGCCGAGGGCGGCGAGGTCACGCCGAAGGAGATCTGGTCCGTCTTCCAGGACGAGTACCTGCCCAACCCGGACAACCCGTGGGGCCGCATCCAGCTGCGCTCCGGCCAGTCGACCTCCGACACCGACGGCACCGACACCCTGAAGGTCGAAGCCGTCGTCGACGGCGTCGACACGGTCCTGACCGGCTCCGGCAACGGCCCGATCTCCGCCTTCTTCGCCGCCCTGCAGGCGATCGGCGTGGACGCCCGCCTGCTGGACTACCAGGAGCACACCATGAGCGAGGGCGCCTCCGCGCAGGCCGCCTCGTACATCGAGTGCGCCATCGACGGCAAGGTCCTGTGGGGCATCGGCATCGACGCCAACACCACCCGCGCCTCCCTGAAGGCGGTCGTCTCGGCGGTCAACCGCTCCGCGCGCTGA